A genomic region of Phenylobacterium parvum contains the following coding sequences:
- a CDS encoding enoyl-CoA hydratase, whose product MAYETLIVEAHDAVALIRLNRPEALNALNSRLLEELGQALDAAEADPGVRCLVLTGSERAFAAGADIKEMSDKSYAEMFSADFFGPAARRIEACRKPIIAAVSGYALGGGCELAMLCDFIIASETARFGQPEINLGVMPGIGGTQRLTRLVGKSKAMDMILTGRMMDAAEAERAGLVSRIVPADRLVAEALEAAAKIAGQSPLAVMMNIELVDAAYETTLSAGVAMERRLFHSLFAFEDQKEGMAAFIEKRKPDFRGR is encoded by the coding sequence ATGGCCTACGAGACCCTGATCGTCGAAGCGCACGACGCCGTCGCCCTGATCCGCCTGAACCGGCCCGAGGCGCTGAACGCCCTCAACAGCCGCCTCCTTGAAGAGCTCGGCCAGGCCCTCGACGCCGCTGAGGCGGATCCCGGCGTCCGCTGCCTCGTCCTGACCGGCTCCGAGCGCGCCTTCGCCGCCGGCGCGGACATCAAGGAAATGTCCGACAAGTCCTACGCCGAGATGTTCAGCGCGGACTTCTTCGGTCCCGCCGCCCGGCGGATCGAAGCCTGCCGCAAGCCGATCATCGCCGCCGTCTCCGGCTACGCCCTGGGCGGCGGCTGCGAGCTGGCCATGCTGTGCGACTTCATCATCGCCTCCGAGACCGCCAGGTTCGGCCAGCCGGAGATCAACCTGGGGGTCATGCCCGGCATTGGCGGCACCCAGAGGCTGACCCGGCTGGTGGGGAAGTCCAAGGCCATGGACATGATCCTCACCGGCCGGATGATGGACGCCGCAGAAGCCGAGCGCGCCGGCCTGGTCTCGCGCATCGTTCCGGCCGACCGGCTGGTGGCCGAGGCCCTCGAGGCGGCGGCGAAGATCGCCGGCCAGTCGCCCCTCGCGGTCATGATGAACATCGAGCTTGTCGACGCCGCCTATGAGACGACCCTGTCCGCCGGCGTGGCCATGGAGCGCCGTCTCTTTCACTCCCTCTTCGCCTTCGAGGACCAGAAGGAGGGCATGGCCGCCTTCATCGAGAAGCGGAAGCCGGACTTCCGCGGCCGCTGA
- the rpsT gene encoding 30S ribosomal protein S20 — MANNPGARKAVRKIARRTEVNKARRSRVRTFLRKFDEALASGDLTAAKTAFVQAESELMRAVSKGVVHHNTGSRKVSRLAARLRKAAAA, encoded by the coding sequence ATGGCCAACAATCCCGGCGCCCGGAAGGCGGTCCGCAAGATCGCCCGTCGCACCGAAGTCAACAAGGCGCGCCGTTCGCGGGTCCGGACCTTCCTGCGGAAGTTTGACGAGGCCCTGGCCTCCGGCGACCTCACCGCCGCCAAGACCGCCTTCGTCCAGGCCGAGTCCGAGCTGATGCGGGCGGTTTCCAAGGGCGTGGTCCACCACAACACCGGCTCGCGCAAGGTGTCCCGCCTCGCGGCCCGCCTCCGCAAGGCCGCAGCCGCCTGA